One segment of Candidatus Delongbacteria bacterium DNA contains the following:
- a CDS encoding MmgE/PrpD family protein has translation MTSFSRQMAQFVLGLRYEEIPADVLLKARHFLYDSIGCAYGSVHTRDVSALRGLYTELGGKPEATLIGFGERLPAISASLVNSLMIRALDFNDIYWKEDPSHPSDLIPAALAAGELAGRSMKDVLLAILVAYEFEMRLCLFATPGVRERGWHHATLTQFVSPLVAGLLLGLNEDQLVHAIGIAGCHSHTIGCPTAGKLTMMKNTVDPLAVQAGVQAALLAQRGYTGTEAVFEGKEGFQHCFGPGWDEDALLGSLPGTPGGRPWKILECGMKAFPTEALTHTHLSATLKAMKKGGFAWQDVEKVTVTTIARACDILFDPHKYRPESRETADHSLPYCVAAAIVDGKISTASFSDEKIHDPAIREVIDRIQGEASLEFEQMFPAKQPSRVRIRSKSGVEVEEYLEYPKGDPREPMTQEDLDAKFDGLAAAKLDEAGRARVKQAIYGCDTLSAREFLDALRF, from the coding sequence ATGACCAGCTTTTCCCGCCAGATGGCGCAATTCGTGCTCGGCCTCCGCTATGAGGAGATTCCCGCCGACGTTCTGCTGAAGGCCCGCCACTTCCTCTACGACTCCATCGGTTGCGCCTACGGCAGCGTGCACACGCGAGACGTGAGCGCCCTGCGGGGCCTCTACACGGAGCTGGGCGGCAAGCCCGAGGCCACGCTGATCGGGTTCGGCGAGCGCCTGCCGGCCATCAGCGCCAGCCTGGTGAACAGCCTGATGATCCGCGCGCTGGACTTCAACGATATCTACTGGAAGGAGGACCCCAGCCATCCCTCCGACCTCATTCCGGCGGCCCTGGCGGCGGGGGAGCTGGCGGGCCGCAGCATGAAGGACGTGCTGCTGGCCATCCTGGTGGCCTACGAGTTCGAGATGCGCCTTTGCCTCTTCGCCACGCCCGGCGTGCGCGAGCGCGGCTGGCATCACGCCACGCTGACCCAGTTCGTCAGCCCGCTGGTGGCCGGCCTGCTGCTGGGGCTGAACGAAGACCAGCTGGTGCACGCCATCGGCATCGCCGGCTGCCACAGCCACACCATCGGCTGCCCCACGGCGGGCAAGCTGACCATGATGAAGAACACGGTGGATCCGCTGGCCGTGCAGGCCGGCGTGCAGGCGGCCCTGTTGGCCCAGCGCGGCTACACGGGCACCGAGGCGGTCTTCGAAGGCAAGGAGGGCTTCCAGCACTGCTTCGGGCCGGGTTGGGACGAGGACGCCCTGCTGGGCTCGCTGCCGGGGACACCGGGCGGCCGGCCCTGGAAGATCCTCGAGTGCGGCATGAAGGCCTTCCCGACGGAGGCGCTCACCCACACCCACCTCTCGGCCACGCTCAAGGCCATGAAGAAGGGCGGCTTTGCCTGGCAGGACGTGGAGAAGGTCACGGTGACCACCATCGCCCGGGCCTGCGACATCCTGTTCGACCCGCACAAATACCGGCCGGAGAGCCGTGAGACGGCGGATCACAGCCTGCCCTACTGCGTCGCCGCGGCCATCGTGGACGGCAAGATCAGCACGGCCAGTTTCAGCGACGAGAAGATCCACGACCCGGCCATCCGCGAGGTCATCGACCGGATCCAGGGCGAGGCTTCGCTGGAGTTTGAGCAGATGTTCCCGGCCAAGCAGCCCAGCCGCGTGCGGATCCGCAGCAAGAGCGGCGTGGAGGTGGAGGAGTACCTGGAGTACCCCAAGGGCGATCCGCGCGAGCCCATGACCCAGGAGGACCTGGACGCCAAGTTCGACGGCCTGGCGGCGGCCAAGCTGGACGAGGCGGGCCGCGCC
- a CDS encoding alpha/beta hydrolase-fold protein, giving the protein MKHLTLLLLCLLFWAPLRAQGFAEFLTDLLGRPVGERQAVVDSLFAHLPGGETPIREADGAWFIWRGTASSLAVAGDMTGWSPNLSLTLIAGTNLWERHFLCEADARLDYKLVRNGSEWILDPLNPHTCSGGFGPNSELAMPEYVQPQEIQNLGLPNGTLVSWPAFYSPQLNNTRTIQILLPPGYQEGQARPVCVVHDGSEYLTLGSLRNVVAWLADQHPNLELPIFVCVPPVNRTAEYHTTQQDLFAHFIVDTVLPAVRAQWATYDDPARWISLGASDGGNISTYLLGHFPAAFGRGVLMSPYIPAANRQALAQLSPDSLRVYLNWGSYDIEDIIQTSEPCVALLEERGVPHLARLYHEGHSWGLWRATLDEGLLYILEADTAVPPALPPAERGAGPERLELRAWPNPFNSQVQLELPPGPGRTRLRIFDSAGRLCEEHDAGGGRFIWEADALPSGRYWVEGVRAGRRALTSVTLLR; this is encoded by the coding sequence ATGAAGCACCTCACCTTACTCCTGCTCTGCCTGCTGTTCTGGGCCCCCCTGCGCGCCCAGGGCTTCGCCGAGTTCCTGACGGATCTGCTGGGGCGTCCCGTGGGCGAGCGCCAGGCTGTGGTGGACAGCCTGTTCGCCCACCTGCCTGGCGGCGAGACACCGATCCGCGAGGCCGACGGGGCCTGGTTCATCTGGCGGGGCACGGCCTCCAGCCTGGCCGTGGCGGGAGACATGACGGGCTGGTCGCCCAACCTGAGCCTGACTCTGATCGCGGGCACCAACTTGTGGGAGCGGCATTTCCTCTGCGAGGCCGATGCACGGCTGGACTACAAGCTGGTGCGCAACGGCTCGGAGTGGATCCTGGATCCGCTGAACCCGCACACCTGCTCGGGCGGTTTCGGCCCCAACAGCGAGCTGGCCATGCCCGAGTACGTGCAGCCGCAAGAGATCCAGAACCTGGGCCTGCCCAATGGCACGCTGGTCAGCTGGCCGGCCTTCTACAGCCCGCAGCTGAACAACACGCGCACGATCCAGATCCTGCTGCCGCCCGGCTACCAGGAAGGCCAGGCGCGGCCCGTCTGCGTGGTCCACGACGGCTCGGAGTACCTCACGCTGGGCTCCCTGCGCAATGTGGTGGCCTGGCTGGCGGACCAGCACCCCAACCTGGAGCTGCCGATCTTCGTCTGCGTGCCGCCCGTCAACCGCACGGCCGAGTACCACACCACCCAGCAGGACCTGTTCGCGCACTTCATCGTGGACACGGTGCTGCCGGCGGTGCGCGCCCAGTGGGCCACCTACGACGATCCGGCGCGCTGGATCAGCCTGGGCGCCTCCGACGGCGGCAACATCTCCACTTATCTGCTGGGCCACTTTCCCGCCGCCTTCGGCCGGGGCGTGCTGATGAGCCCCTACATCCCAGCCGCCAACCGTCAGGCCCTGGCCCAGTTGAGCCCCGACAGCCTGCGCGTCTATCTGAACTGGGGCAGCTACGACATCGAGGACATCATCCAGACCTCCGAGCCCTGCGTGGCCCTGCTGGAGGAGCGCGGCGTGCCGCACCTGGCGCGCCTGTATCACGAGGGTCACAGCTGGGGCCTCTGGCGCGCCACCCTGGACGAGGGCCTGCTCTACATCCTGGAGGCGGACACGGCCGTGCCGCCGGCCCTGCCGCCGGCGGAGCGGGGCGCGGGTCCGGAGCGCCTGGAGCTGCGCGCCTGGCCCAATCCTTTCAATTCCCAGGTCCAGCTCGAGCTGCCGCCCGGCCCGGGCCGCACGCGCCTGCGCATCTTCGACTCGGCCGGCCGCCTGTGCGAGGAGCACGACGCGGGCGGCGGCCGCTTCATCTGGGAGGCCGACGCTCTGCCCAGCGGGCGCTATTGGGTGGAAGGCGTGCGGGCGGGCCGGCGGGCCCTGACTTCGGTGACGCTGCTGCGCTGA